Sequence from the Amaranthus tricolor cultivar Red isolate AtriRed21 chromosome 1, ASM2621246v1, whole genome shotgun sequence genome:
AAAACATTGGCGGTGGAAGGGTCAAAGGAAAGTGGGTAACTTTACCGCCTTTTTCTTTCTCCATTAATGCTGTTTCATTGGGTAAAAGAATCAGTCGCCGGAGTATTGTAGGTGACATTGATTCAATAGAAACGACTACGTCTGCGCTGAAATGGGTTTATCGTTGTTGTCCTCACCTTCCTCGTTCACTTGCTCAGAAACTCTTTCGTCTTAAACAGGTATGATTTTACTCTGAAAATAGAATTTGGGGCAaacataatgaaaataaatttatgattataagtTATAGAGTTGCTTTCATgacatttttataatgtttttttaaattttgcagcgtattattttgtgtttgtgtgtgaTTATTCTTCTATTAATTCCCAAAACACCGCCTATGTGGGAGCCGGTGAATGAGATTGGATTattttgtgtttgtgtgtgaTTATTCTGCCATAATTGCTATCAACAAACCCCCAAAACTGCCAGTACAGGAAAATGACAGGTATAACATGCATTTTGTATCCTCTGCTTTGTACAAGAATGTGCAGCTTCGATATGTAAGCatttttactttaaaattatgacTTACCGTGATGATTGATCGACATTGTTCAGGGTGGCCTTGGGATTATAAAGAGTTTAGATAAATTGGCTGCCACATGTCTAGATATGACATCAAAGAACGTCCAAGATCGGTGAGTTATGTGCATACTTTGTTTATGTGTTGTCATTCTTGTGTGTGAACCTATTATTCTGAGCCGCACTTTTTAACAATGGCCACATTGAGTCGTAGGGGTACAGTTCTAAGCGGTTTCGGACCTACCAAACCAGTATATCTGCATCATAATGGTGTAAAAAAATCACGTTTTAAGCCGGTTCACTATATATCTCATAGTTTTGGCTGTTTTTTGGCGGTGCAACAATCGCATTACCCTGTCACAACTGAAACCCATTTGTTGCAGAATATTTAGAGTACAATCTTAGAGTTTAAAGTGTATTAGACTTCTAGTTATAGCACCATTGGTAACATAACATCAAACTGTAATGTGACTTCAAAAATCATTCATAGTTTTAGAGGTAAACAACTTATTTGTTCTCATTAAGCTCACTAGTAAGAACTTGGGATGCAGGAACTCTTGTTTGTTGAACATGAATATCACTAGAGTTAGCCATATGTATACTTCTTAAAGTGTAAGGGGAATTATGTACTTTACTAGCAGAGAGCATGCTAGTTGGTTTTCTTTATTGCATCTGCACTTGAAAGTTCATAATATGACTATGGGAGATTAGTCTGCGTGGGTTCAAATTAGTTAGCTAGCGTAACAGAGTGACTTGACTTTTTATAAACTTATTTCTGTTTGtttatgttcatttttcaactaCATTGACAGACCACTATTAGGGATGATTAGCTTGAGTGTGATAGATTAAACTAAAATCTCACAATTTTGAGTTGGTCATATCCTTCCGTTATTAACATTCATTAGAAACAATGTCTTTTCTAGGTATGGATACCGCCGGTAAATCATTCCCGTTTAGTGAGGTTCATTGTTAGAAGTTATGTGGACTTGTAGGGCTTGGTGTTGTTTCTTTGTTTCTGGCTCATGTTTTTAATTGGATAGAATATAAGAACACTTGGTAGATTCTAGTGTATGTGTTTTTAATTGTAGTTTTTGGATGGAATGTTTGAACTATTGTTTTAGTTTTCTAACAAGTTTAATGCACCCATTAGAATTGGCAGTTCTCTTGATGATATCGTGTGTGGTTTCGTTTTGTTTTCGGTTAGAATATATGAAGGTTGGATAAAAACAGATTTTTTGCGATCTGTCTGCAATTGTAAGTCGTCAGATAAGTTGACTCGTCCCAACAGAAAAGAAATCAAAGAAGAAAAAAGGGGTCGAGGACAGTGTAAAAATACATATCTTGCCTTCCTGTTTAAATAAGCCTGTTAATGAGAAGTTCATGTTTCTTTTTAGGTTCACAGACTCGATAGAGATAGTAGTGGAATCTTGGTGATGGGAAGAACAGAAACAAGCACAGCAATTCTTCACTCTATTTTCCGTGAGAAAACTGTTGGCATATCAGAAGACGTAAGTCGCTGTATCTTCATTTTGTGTTGTCTTTTCTTGACAGACAACTTATTGAAAACTTGACTCACGAATTCTTGTTTGCTGaggttttctttgttttgactCTTAGCTTCATTGCCTTGTTAAGTATCTATTTTTATAGGGATGCTACTGTCATTTCTTATTTTCAGAAGGAGACTGATTTGAGGAAGAGAAACCTACAAAAGAGATTCTTGGCTCTTGTCTTTGGGGTTCCTAATCAACTGAAGGGAATGATCTCAGTACCACTAACTAAGGTTCTTGCTTTTCTCTTTAACATATTACATCTTTTCTGATTGTACACTTGCTCTTTTTCTTTCCCTTTTTTAGAATTTCATCTATAATTGATTTGTTGTAGTTCGCCTCGTTTCTAAAAGtttttccacattactataaagAACAATTTTATATTGTTTGTCCATATGAGGATATATACTCTATTAAGATAGTATTTGTTTCCTCAATGTCCATAGTTGGTATACTAACATTAATGACATGATTTACATTATCTTCACGAACTCTCATATTATGTCACAAAATTCTCAAAGTTCATCATTATCAAAGTCAATAAGCTAATTCACCAATCACGAACCTCATACTAATTTACCCTTCTTCCAAAATCTCATTAATActctagttggtgaaacacgaagaaacaccttatcatcaacttgaaactcgataggTCTACGCACCTGATTCTCATACTTCTATAATACTTACTATTTCCTACTACAAGTCAACTGAAATCATCACGAAGTCTGAACACTATTCAGCAATTCAAACTGTAAGCCTTAATCATCTTCTTATGTTCATTCCTAGGCATTACCAACACTAATGACATGATGTAATTTATCTTCACGAACTCTCATATTATTTCCCTAATTATCAATGTTCATCATTATCAAAGTCATTAATTTACCCTTCTTCCAgaatctcattactgctctagtTGGTGAAAACCGAAGGAAGACCTTATCGTTAACTTGAAGGTTGATAGATCTATGTCATTTATTTGCATAGCTCTTTTGTCAATTCAAAGAACTCAAATCccaaacttttataatactcACTATTCCCTCCTACAAGTTAACTTCAATCATCACGAAGTTTGAACACTATTCaacaactcaaactataagcctTAATCATCTTCTTATGTTCATTCCTGGGCATTACTAACTCTAATGAAATGATGTAATTTATCTTCACGAACTCTTATATTATTTCACCAAATTATCAATGTTCATCATTATCAAAGTCATTAATCTACTTCACTAATCCGCTCATATTATTTCACCAAATTATCAATGTTCATCATTATCAAAGTCATTAATCTACTTCACTAATCCGCTCAAAAATCTCCTAGGTTCCCATGAACCTTAGACTATTTTACCCTTCTTCAAGgatctcattactgctctagtAGGTGAAACATGAACGGACACCTTATCatcaacttgaaactcgataggTCTATGCCATTGATTtgcatagctcttttgtctcaaagtataataataacaaagtcTAAACACTTTTCAGCAACTTAAACTGTAAGCCATAATAATCTATATTATGTCTCAAAATTATCAAAGTTCATCAATCTCAAAGTCAATTGTAATCATCACAAAGTTTGAACACTATTCAGCAATTCACAATAAGCCTTAATAATCTTATGTTTATTCCTAGACTCTACTAACGCTAATGACGTTATGTACTTTATCTACATGAACCCTTATATTTTGTCACAAAACTATCAATGTTCATAAACATCAAAGTCGATAATTACGGGTTGAGAAATAATTTAATCAAATGAATGGAgtaggatttttaatttgaacgtCTATTGGTTCATGTTGGGGAACTAAACCCCTTGGAGATATTACTGTGAAGGTTTTTGTAAGAAAATTTGGTACAAGGGAATAGGAATTGTAATACTTTAATATGAGACTTTAAAGATTAgattttaacaacaaaaaaatatttatgccTTGTTTGTCGTGTTAGGGGCTTGGAAGGAAGAGATGAAAATGAAAGTCTCAACTAAAATACCATCCTTCTCAAGACATTTTTAGACGATTAAAGACTTGGAACTTTTTTTAGACAAAATTTCATTCTCTTTCTCAAATCCCACCTGCCAAGCACCCCCCTAAGTAATGTACTTAATTATGAGAGATGGGGATATTGGATGATGTGAACAAATCTTTTTGAggtattgttttgaatttgatagtGGGTTTAGGGAATTCTTCTTGATCGTTTAATTTTTGAGGTTGTGTGGGCAGGTTAGAAGAGACAATGTAGACGGCAACGCTGATGCTTCCGATTGCCCGTTGAAACGGGTAACCTTTGATGTGTAGCTTTTAAATCTTTGTTGAAAAGTTTCCAATGTATTAATCTGAGTGGTAGTGTCAAGTTTTGGAAGGTGGGAGCTAAAGACGTGATGAGGGAAGGAGAGCGGATCTTTCTACCTATAGGTGTTATGGAACCACCTATCAAGAAGCAGGAGTATGAGTGTAGCGAAGAAGAAATGAACTTCATTCGTTGCCTTGAGATATATAAGGTGTGATAtcctttaacttttatttttactgTTGTTTTGTGAATTTGGCTTGACTCACATTCTCAGTATGTTGTGAAGTCAGGATTCTGCCATAATTGCTATCAACAAACCCCCAAAACTGCCAGTACAGGAAAATGACAGGTATAACATGCATTTTGTATCCTCTGCTTTGTACAAGAATGTGCAGCTTCGATATGTAAGCatttttactttaaaattatgacTTACCGTGATGATTGATCGACATTGTTCAGGGTGGCCTTGGGATTATAAAGAGTTTAGATAAATTGGCTGCCACATGTCTAGATATGACATCAAAGAACGTCCAAGATCGGTGAGTTATGTGCATACTTTGTTTATGTGTTGTCATTCTTGTGTGTGAACCTATTATTCTGAGCCGCACTTTTTAACAATGGCCACATTGAGTCGTAGGGGTACAGTTCTAAGCGGTTTCGGACCTACCAAACCAGTATATCTGCATCATAATGGTGTAAAAAAATCACGTTTTAAGCCGGTTCACTATATATCTCATAGTTTTGGCTGTTTTTTGGCGGTGCAACAATCGCATTACCCTGTCACAACTGAAACCCATTTGTTGCAGAATATTTAGAGTACAATCTTAGAGTTTAAAGTGTATTAGACTTCTAGTTATAGCACCATTGGTAACATAACATCAAACTGTAATGTGACTTCAAAAATCATTCATAGTTTTAGAGGTAAACAACTTATTTGTTCTCATTAAGCTCACTAGTAAGAACTTGGGATGCAGGAACTCTTGTTTGTTGAACATGAATATCACTAGAGTTAGCCATATGTATACTTCTTAAAGTGTAAGGGGAATTATGTACTTTACTAGCAGAGAGCATGCTAGTTGGTTTTCTTTATTGCATCTGCACTTGAAAGTTCATAATATGACTATGGGAGATTAGTCTGCGTGGGTTCAAATTAGTTAGCTAGCGTAACAGAGTGACTTGACTTTTTATAAACTTATTTCTGTTTGtttatgttcatttttcaactaCATTGACAGACCACTATTAGGGATGATTAGCTTGAGTGTGATAGATTAAACTAAAATCTCACAATTTTGAGTTGGTCATATCCTTCCGTTATTAACATTCATTAGAAACAATGTCTTTTCTAGGTATGGATACCGCCGGTAAATCATTCCCGTTTAGTGAGGTTCATTGTTAGAAGTTATGTGGACTTGTAGGGCTTGGTGTTGTTTCTTTGTTTCTGGCTCATGTTTTTAATTGGATAGAATATAAGAACACTTGGTAGATTCTAGTGTATGTGTTTTTAATTGTAGTTTTTGGATGGAATGTTTGAACTATTGTTTTAGTTTTCTAACAAGTTTAATGCACCCATTAGAATTGGCAGTTCTCTTGATGATATCGTGTGTGGTTTCGTTTTGTTTTCGGTTAGAATATATGAAGGTTGGATAAAAACAGATTTTTTGCGATCTGTCTGCAATTGTAAGTCGTCAGATAAGTTGACTCGTCCCAACAGAAAAGAAATCAAAGAAGAAAAAAGGGGTCGAGGACAGTGTAAAAATACATATCTTGCCTTCCTGTTTAAATAAGCCTGTTAATGAGAAGTTCATGTTTCTTTTTAGGTTCACAGACTCGATAGAGATAGTAGTGGAATCTTGGTGATGGGAAGAACAGAAACA
This genomic interval carries:
- the LOC130824880 gene encoding RNA pseudouridine synthase 4, mitochondrial-like isoform X3, with product MSRYDIKERPRSVHRLDRDSSGILVMGRTETSTAILHSIFREKTVGISEDKETDLRKRNLQKRFLALVFGVPNQLKGMISVPLTKVRRDNVDGNADASDCPLKRFWKVGAKDVMREGERIFLPIGVMEPPIKKQEYECSEEEMNFIRCLEIYKSGFCHNCYQQTPKTASTGK
- the LOC130824880 gene encoding RNA pseudouridine synthase 4, mitochondrial-like isoform X2, translating into MSRYDIKERPRSVHRLDRDSSGILVMGRTETSTAILHSIFREKTVGISEDKETDLRKRNLQKRFLALVFGVPNQLKGMISVPLTKVRRDNVDGNADASDCPLKRFWKVGAKDVMREGERIFLPIGVMEPPIKKQEYECSEEEMNFIRCLEIYKDSAIIAINKPPKLPVQENDRVALGL